The following coding sequences lie in one Pseudomonadota bacterium genomic window:
- the proB gene encoding glutamate 5-kinase yields the protein MTTVSEQRQALVRAQRVVIKVGTRVLVQRSGRPDERRIGALVEQLAALRAAGRQVILVSSGAIGAGVEALRLPRRPQRVPELQMAAAVGQSRLMARYDRLFAKCGCLVGQVLLTHDDLRHRQRHLNARNTMMTLLRHGIVPVVNENDVVAVDEIKLGDNDQLAALVTMLVDASLLVLLSSTDGLRAPSAPGSARTRRVPHLARVSEQALALAWGKGSPLSTGGMATKLAAAQAVVDVGGSAVIADGRRGDTLARLFRGEDVGTLIGTPAATVDGRQRGLASKKRWIAFFQRPQGALVVDDGAARAIVERGKSLLPIGLRAVEGSFAAGAMVTVKTLAGQAIARGLVEYTSVELAQIQGRRTAEIASVLGARPTDEVIHRDNMVVGAGGASAAGATG from the coding sequence ATGACGACCGTCAGTGAGCAGCGGCAGGCGTTGGTCCGTGCGCAGCGGGTGGTGATCAAGGTTGGGACGCGGGTGCTGGTGCAGCGCTCGGGGCGGCCGGACGAGCGGCGGATCGGGGCGTTGGTCGAGCAGCTCGCCGCGCTGCGGGCCGCGGGGCGCCAGGTCATCTTGGTGTCCTCGGGGGCGATCGGCGCCGGGGTCGAGGCGCTGCGCCTGCCCCGTCGGCCGCAGCGCGTGCCGGAGCTGCAGATGGCCGCGGCCGTCGGTCAGAGCCGCCTGATGGCGCGCTACGATCGGCTCTTCGCCAAGTGCGGCTGCCTGGTCGGACAGGTGCTGCTCACGCATGACGACCTGCGGCATCGCCAGCGCCACCTCAATGCGCGCAACACGATGATGACCCTGCTGCGCCACGGCATCGTGCCGGTGGTCAACGAAAACGACGTGGTGGCGGTCGACGAGATCAAGCTCGGCGACAACGATCAGCTCGCCGCGCTGGTGACGATGCTGGTCGATGCCTCGCTGCTGGTGCTGCTCAGCTCGACCGACGGGCTGCGCGCGCCCTCGGCGCCCGGGTCGGCGCGCACGCGACGGGTGCCCCATCTGGCGCGTGTCTCCGAGCAAGCGCTGGCGTTGGCCTGGGGCAAGGGGAGCCCGCTCTCGACCGGCGGTATGGCGACGAAGCTCGCCGCCGCGCAGGCCGTCGTCGACGTCGGCGGGTCGGCGGTGATCGCCGATGGGCGGCGCGGCGACACGCTGGCGCGCTTGTTTCGCGGTGAGGATGTCGGCACGCTGATCGGGACGCCCGCCGCGACCGTCGACGGGCGCCAGCGCGGCCTCGCCAGCAAGAAGCGCTGGATCGCCTTCTTTCAGCGGCCGCAGGGCGCGCTGGTGGTCGACGATGGCGCGGCGCGCGCGATCGTCGAGCGCGGTAAGAGCCTGCTGCCGATCGGCCTGCGCGCGGTCGAAGGCAGCTTCGCGGCCGGCGCGATGGTCACGGTCAAGACGCTCGCCGGGCAGGCGATCGCTCGCGGGCTGGTGGAATACACCAGCGTCGAGCTGGCGCAGATCCAGGGCCGGCGCACGGCCGAGATCGCCAGCGTGCTCGGCGCGAGACCGACCGATGAGGTGATCCACCGCGACAACATGGTGGTGGGCGCGGGAGGCGCGAGCGCCGCAGGCGCGACGGGGTAG
- a CDS encoding DUF2132 domain-containing protein — MQGEQPKNPLHGITLKVMLEALVARRGWEDLASRINIRCFAYEPSLKSSLTFLRRTPWARRQVEALYLEDQARQARQTGVRNRLRSADP; from the coding sequence ATGCAAGGCGAGCAGCCCAAGAATCCGCTGCATGGCATCACCCTGAAGGTGATGCTCGAGGCGTTGGTGGCGCGGCGCGGCTGGGAGGACCTGGCCAGCCGCATCAACATCCGCTGTTTCGCCTACGAGCCAAGCCTCAAGTCCAGCCTGACCTTCCTGCGCAGGACCCCGTGGGCGCGCAGGCAGGTCGAGGCGCTCTACCTCGAGGATCAGGCACGCCAGGCACGCCAAACCGGTGTTCGCAACCGCCTCCGAAGCGCTGATCCGTGA
- the dapC gene encoding succinyldiaminopimelate transaminase, with protein sequence MNPLLSSLAAYPAEALHAEKRALVAAGREVFDFSVGDPLEPTDPRIVAALRDAVPAVSQYPTIAGEDDFRAACAEWVARRFGVALDPARELLPSAGSKEAIFHLPLAFLDPQGPRRRVLFGTPAYPVYERGARFAGGEPWAVELRAERGYRLDPWALPAAALAETALVWINYPHNPTGATVDRDYLARLAAFCRRHDILLCSDECYVDLYLDGEPPPSLLEVAREGVLVFHSLSKRSGMTGYRAGFIAGDPPLIAALRRARANFGVASSTMVQAAAASAWRDDAHVATRRAIFRRKRELFTRFFAEVGLVCAPCTATFYLWLRTPLDRDPRGYAAELAEGAGLLVSPAPNLGVDQPYVRLALVPTETDCARAIACWRALITRSASHD encoded by the coding sequence CTGAATCCGCTGCTGAGCTCGCTGGCTGCCTATCCTGCCGAGGCGCTGCATGCCGAGAAGCGCGCGCTCGTGGCGGCGGGGCGCGAGGTCTTCGACTTCTCTGTCGGCGACCCGCTCGAGCCCACCGATCCGCGCATCGTGGCGGCCTTGCGCGACGCCGTGCCGGCGGTCAGCCAATATCCGACGATCGCCGGCGAGGACGACTTCCGCGCGGCCTGCGCCGAGTGGGTCGCCCGACGCTTCGGCGTCGCGCTCGACCCCGCACGCGAGCTGCTGCCCAGCGCGGGCTCGAAGGAGGCGATCTTTCACCTCCCGCTGGCCTTCCTCGACCCGCAGGGACCGCGGCGCCGCGTGCTCTTCGGCACGCCGGCCTACCCCGTCTATGAGCGTGGCGCACGCTTCGCGGGCGGCGAGCCCTGGGCGGTCGAGCTGCGCGCCGAGCGCGGCTATCGCCTCGATCCCTGGGCGCTGCCCGCGGCTGCCCTCGCCGAGACCGCCCTGGTGTGGATCAACTACCCGCACAATCCGACGGGCGCGACGGTCGACCGGGACTATCTGGCGCGGCTGGCGGCGTTCTGCCGGCGCCACGACATCCTGCTCTGCAGCGACGAGTGCTACGTCGACCTCTACCTCGACGGTGAACCACCGCCCTCGCTGCTCGAGGTCGCCCGCGAGGGCGTGCTGGTCTTCCACTCGCTCTCCAAGCGCTCGGGGATGACGGGCTATCGCGCCGGCTTCATCGCCGGTGATCCGCCGCTGATCGCGGCGCTGCGCCGCGCGCGCGCCAACTTTGGCGTGGCCAGCTCGACGATGGTGCAGGCCGCGGCCGCCTCGGCCTGGCGCGACGACGCCCACGTCGCCACGCGCCGCGCGATCTTTCGCCGCAAACGCGAGCTCTTCACGCGCTTCTTCGCCGAGGTCGGCCTGGTCTGCGCGCCCTGCACCGCGACCTTCTACCTCTGGTTACGCACGCCCCTCGATCGCGACCCGCGGGGCTACGCCGCTGAGCTCGCCGAGGGCGCCGGGCTCCTCGTCAGCCCCGCACCCAACCTCGGGGTGGACCAGCCCTACGTGCGCTTGGCGCTGGTGCCGACCGAAACTGACTGCGCCCGCGCCATCGCCTGTTGGCGCGCGCTGATCACCAGGAGCGCCTCCCATGACTGA
- a CDS encoding 2,3,4,5-tetrahydropyridine-2,6-dicarboxylate N-succinyltransferase, which translates to MTEPNPTDSDLTALERAITELALRPELLDEPGRAEPVHATIAALDAGRLRVAEPGEGDWVVNIWVKQAILLYFRLAPMRLMELGPFEFHDKIPLKRGLDQLGVRIVPPGTARYGSFLARGVVLMPGYVNIGAYVDSGTMVDTWATVGSCAQIGRNVHLSGGVGIGGVLEPPSAQPVIIEDGAFIGSRCIVVEGVRVEQEAVLGANVTLTASTPIIDVSGPTEVVYKGRVPARSVVIPGMRARQFPAGSYATPCALIIGQRKASTDRKTSLNQVLRDFAVAV; encoded by the coding sequence ATGACTGAGCCAAACCCCACCGACAGCGACCTCACCGCCCTCGAGCGCGCGATCACCGAGCTGGCCCTGCGACCCGAGCTGCTCGACGAGCCCGGGCGCGCCGAGCCCGTCCACGCGACGATCGCCGCGCTCGACGCCGGTCGACTGCGCGTCGCCGAGCCAGGCGAGGGCGACTGGGTCGTCAACATCTGGGTCAAGCAAGCCATCCTGCTCTACTTCCGCCTGGCGCCGATGCGGCTGATGGAGCTCGGGCCCTTCGAGTTCCACGACAAGATCCCCCTCAAGCGCGGGCTCGACCAGCTCGGCGTACGCATCGTGCCGCCGGGGACGGCGCGCTACGGCAGCTTCCTCGCGCGCGGCGTGGTGTTGATGCCGGGCTATGTCAATATCGGGGCCTACGTCGACAGCGGCACGATGGTCGACACCTGGGCCACCGTGGGCTCCTGCGCGCAGATCGGCCGCAACGTACATCTCTCGGGCGGCGTCGGCATCGGCGGCGTGCTCGAACCACCGAGCGCCCAGCCCGTGATCATCGAGGACGGCGCCTTCATCGGCTCGCGCTGCATCGTCGTCGAGGGCGTGCGGGTCGAGCAGGAGGCGGTGCTCGGCGCCAACGTCACGCTCACGGCGTCGACGCCGATCATCGACGTCAGCGGTCCCACCGAGGTCGTCTACAAGGGTCGCGTGCCCGCGCGCTCGGTCGTGATCCCGGGCATGCGGGCGCGGCAGTTCCCGGCCGGCAGCTACGCTACGCCCTGCGCCTTGATCATCGGCCAGCGCAAGGCCTCGACCGACCGCAAGACCTCCCTCAACCAGGTCCTGCGCGACTTCGCGGTGGCGGTCTGA
- a CDS encoding glutamate-5-semialdehyde dehydrogenase yields MSLHEEMVALGDRALAGSRRLAACSSAAKNAMLEGMARALEEQRAALLAANARDLAAGRERGLSGALLDRLALTDARIDAMIAGIRQVIALPDPVGERLDRQRRADGLQIDKVRVPIGVIGIIYEARPNVTADAAVLCIKAGNAVILRGGSEAQHSNRAIGAALVSGGEAAGLPAGALQLVATTDRDAVRELVQLVGRVDLVIPRGGEGLIRAVTEQARVPVIKHYKGVCHVYVDRSADLEMALAIVENAKCQRPGVCNALETLLVHRDIAPAFLPRLAARLLSLGVELRGDEPARQLVPAMTPATEQDWHEEYLELILAVRVLPDLDAAIDHIARYGSQHSDAIVARDAGAQERFLREVDSAAVYVNASTRFTDGGEFGMGAEIGISTDKLHARGPMGLPELTTYKYLVRGDGHLRR; encoded by the coding sequence ATGAGCTTGCACGAGGAAATGGTGGCGTTGGGGGATCGCGCGCTTGCCGGGTCGCGCCGCCTGGCCGCCTGCTCGAGCGCCGCGAAGAACGCGATGCTGGAGGGGATGGCGCGCGCGCTCGAGGAACAACGGGCCGCGTTGCTGGCCGCCAACGCGCGTGACCTCGCGGCGGGCCGCGAGCGCGGGCTCAGCGGCGCGCTGCTCGATCGGCTGGCGCTGACGGATGCGCGCATCGACGCGATGATCGCTGGCATCCGGCAGGTGATCGCGCTGCCCGATCCGGTGGGCGAGCGGCTCGATCGTCAGCGACGCGCCGATGGGCTGCAGATCGACAAGGTGCGCGTGCCGATCGGCGTGATCGGGATCATCTACGAGGCGCGACCCAACGTCACGGCCGATGCGGCGGTGCTCTGCATCAAGGCCGGCAACGCCGTGATCCTGCGCGGCGGGTCGGAGGCTCAGCACTCCAATCGCGCGATCGGCGCGGCGTTGGTCAGCGGGGGTGAGGCCGCCGGCCTGCCGGCCGGGGCGCTGCAGCTCGTGGCCACCACCGACCGCGACGCGGTGCGCGAGCTGGTGCAGCTCGTCGGTCGCGTCGACCTGGTGATTCCGCGCGGTGGCGAGGGGCTGATCCGCGCGGTGACGGAGCAGGCGCGCGTCCCGGTGATCAAGCACTACAAGGGCGTCTGCCACGTCTACGTCGATCGCAGCGCCGACCTCGAGATGGCGCTGGCGATCGTCGAGAACGCCAAGTGCCAGCGTCCCGGCGTCTGCAACGCGCTGGAGACCCTGTTGGTGCATCGCGACATCGCCCCGGCCTTCTTGCCTCGGCTCGCCGCGCGCTTGCTCAGCCTCGGCGTCGAGCTGCGGGGCGATGAACCCGCGCGGCAGCTCGTGCCCGCGATGACGCCGGCGACGGAGCAGGACTGGCACGAGGAATACCTCGAGCTGATCCTCGCGGTGCGCGTCTTGCCCGACCTCGACGCGGCGATCGATCACATCGCGCGCTATGGCTCGCAGCATTCGGACGCGATTGTCGCGCGCGACGCAGGAGCGCAGGAGCGCTTCTTGCGGGAGGTCGATTCGGCGGCGGTCTACGTCAACGCCTCGACGCGCTTCACCGACGGCGGCGAGTTCGGCATGGGCGCCGAGATCGGCATCAGCACCGACAAGCTCCACGCTCGCGGGCCGATGGGATTGCCTGAGCTCACGACCTACAAGTACCTCGTGCGCGGCGACGGCCACCTGCGCCGCTGA
- a CDS encoding VWA domain-containing protein, whose product MTSRRVARLAPFSPRRVPAGDWACQAPRRRSALGALLVLAACGENPFHGLPPAAVDGGVGDGAAASGLVVRFSGKPITESPSRVVLKLQVLTTAGEPVDGLDELDFTISEDGQPLSSSESDHRLVPAPRQFDFFTALLLDLSGSVVGHIDALQDAAQALINELPEESEAAIYSFDGRTTLQRRQDFTYSKDSLRAAVDRLGGYNVVDASTNLYGAVLQGIEVLDVRRQLMATSDESAGFLVLFTDGTDRAGLSTASQASQAVATMRRRPPGYSFFSIGLGDEIDSAELSALGPDGFATALEGEQLGGAFRAIGQRLARAAASYYTLSYCSPKRAGAHTLTIAARSRNLSGEATVPFSAKGFTGGCDALGGSAGL is encoded by the coding sequence ATGACGTCCCGCCGAGTTGCGCGGTTGGCTCCGTTTTCCCCGCGACGCGTTCCTGCCGGCGACTGGGCTTGCCAGGCGCCGCGCCGGCGCTCGGCGCTCGGCGCGCTGCTGGTGCTGGCAGCCTGCGGCGAGAATCCCTTTCATGGGCTGCCGCCGGCGGCGGTAGACGGGGGCGTGGGCGACGGCGCCGCCGCCAGTGGGCTGGTGGTGCGCTTCTCGGGCAAGCCGATCACCGAGAGCCCGAGCCGGGTGGTGTTGAAGCTCCAGGTGCTGACCACGGCCGGTGAGCCCGTCGACGGCCTCGACGAGCTCGACTTCACGATCAGTGAGGATGGGCAGCCGCTCTCGTCGAGCGAGAGCGACCATCGGCTCGTCCCCGCGCCGCGGCAGTTCGACTTCTTCACCGCGCTCTTGCTCGACCTCAGCGGCAGCGTCGTCGGCCATATCGACGCGCTGCAGGATGCCGCGCAGGCCCTGATCAATGAGCTGCCCGAGGAGAGCGAGGCGGCGATCTACTCGTTCGACGGTCGCACCACGCTCCAGCGTCGGCAGGACTTCACCTATAGCAAGGACAGCTTGCGGGCGGCGGTGGACCGGCTCGGCGGTTATAACGTCGTCGATGCCTCGACCAACCTCTACGGCGCCGTGCTGCAGGGGATAGAGGTGCTCGATGTGCGCCGGCAGCTAATGGCAACCTCCGACGAGAGCGCGGGCTTCCTGGTGCTCTTCACGGACGGCACCGATCGTGCGGGGCTCAGCACCGCCTCGCAGGCCAGCCAGGCGGTCGCCACGATGCGGCGTCGGCCGCCCGGCTACTCGTTCTTCTCGATCGGCCTTGGCGACGAGATCGACAGCGCCGAGCTGAGCGCCCTGGGCCCCGATGGCTTCGCCACGGCCCTGGAGGGGGAGCAGCTCGGGGGCGCCTTTCGCGCCATCGGGCAGCGGCTGGCGCGCGCGGCGGCCAGCTATTACACGCTCTCTTACTGCAGCCCCAAGCGCGCCGGCGCGCATACGCTGACGATCGCGGCCCGGTCCCGCAACCTCAGCGGTGAGGCCACGGTGCCCTTCAGCGCCAAGGGCTTCACGGGCGGCTGTGACGCCCTCGGCGGCAGCGCGGGCCTTTGA
- a CDS encoding SMI1/KNR4 family protein has protein sequence MDLKRLIEAWQLAPALHELRAPASTDALAAVERALDYTLPAELRALYLFSDGAGLVGGNLSYYPLSAPDGLSLEASSAQLRQYQWPIPDEVLVFGGDGCGNPFGLWMPASAAPQFPQPIVEIGQIFEPGCMALAGSSLTAFLLARTAFYLLCEGSTAALDRLGVPAALRTADPDDATFLALRNWADPALEAHDPSPYECGYDAQALAAIFARP, from the coding sequence ATGGACCTCAAGCGACTGATTGAAGCGTGGCAGCTTGCGCCGGCACTCCATGAGTTGAGGGCGCCGGCGTCAACGGATGCGCTCGCCGCGGTCGAGAGGGCGCTCGACTACACGCTGCCGGCGGAGCTCCGTGCGCTCTACCTCTTCAGCGATGGCGCCGGATTGGTGGGCGGCAATCTCTCCTACTATCCCCTCTCCGCGCCCGACGGGTTATCGCTCGAGGCCAGTTCCGCGCAGCTCCGCCAATACCAGTGGCCAATTCCAGACGAGGTCTTGGTCTTCGGCGGCGACGGTTGCGGGAATCCCTTCGGGCTCTGGATGCCCGCCAGCGCCGCGCCGCAGTTTCCCCAGCCGATCGTGGAGATCGGACAGATTTTCGAGCCGGGGTGCATGGCACTCGCGGGGTCCAGCCTGACGGCCTTCCTGCTGGCGCGTACCGCCTTCTACCTGCTCTGCGAAGGCAGCACGGCGGCGCTCGACCGCCTGGGCGTGCCGGCAGCCCTGAGGACTGCCGACCCAGACGACGCGACCTTTCTGGCGCTGCGCAACTGGGCTGATCCGGCGCTCGAAGCTCACGACCCAAGCCCCTATGAGTGCGGCTACGACGCTCAAGCGTTGGCGGCGATCTTCGCGCGCCCGTAG
- the dapE gene encoding succinyl-diaminopimelate desuccinylase, whose protein sequence is MAALELVERLLTLVRIESVTGHERTLCDFLAAELGRSGTHALTRVGRAFALYPRARRCQHLVALVGHLDTVPPSADNPPRVEEGRVWGLGAADMKSGLALMWQLAVEPPAGATYDLAFLFYDGEEGAYEQSGLGPLLEQLDWLAEIDLAFCLEPSDNVLQLGCLGSLQAEVTFAGRPAHSARPWQGDNAIHRAGTLLTRLAALQPESVRFGDLIYREVVSATLAHGGTARNVVPDRFTLNLNYRFAPGRSLESAEQRVCALVDDERASIAFVDRCPSGAIPLDNPVLAAFRRVCETPAAPKQAWTDVARLTAAGIDAVNWGSGENAQAHQPNESTSIALLEAGEALFRRFLTTSGD, encoded by the coding sequence ATGGCGGCGCTGGAGCTCGTCGAACGCCTGCTGACGCTCGTCCGCATCGAGAGCGTGACCGGGCACGAACGCACGCTCTGCGACTTCCTCGCTGCCGAGCTCGGGCGTAGCGGCACGCATGCGCTCACGCGCGTAGGGCGCGCCTTCGCGCTCTACCCGCGCGCACGCCGCTGCCAGCACCTCGTCGCGCTGGTGGGTCACCTCGACACCGTCCCGCCCTCGGCCGACAACCCGCCGCGCGTCGAGGAAGGCCGCGTCTGGGGTCTTGGCGCCGCGGACATGAAGAGCGGTCTGGCGCTGATGTGGCAGCTCGCGGTCGAGCCACCCGCCGGCGCCACCTACGACCTGGCCTTCCTGTTCTATGATGGTGAGGAGGGTGCCTACGAGCAGAGCGGCCTCGGCCCCCTGCTCGAGCAGCTCGACTGGCTGGCGGAGATCGACCTGGCCTTCTGCCTCGAGCCCAGCGACAACGTGCTGCAGCTCGGTTGCCTGGGCTCGCTGCAGGCCGAGGTGACCTTCGCCGGGCGCCCGGCGCATAGCGCGCGCCCCTGGCAGGGCGACAACGCGATCCATCGCGCCGGCACGCTGCTGACGCGGCTCGCCGCGCTGCAGCCCGAGTCGGTGCGCTTTGGCGATCTGATTTACCGTGAGGTCGTCTCGGCGACGCTGGCCCACGGCGGAACGGCACGCAACGTCGTGCCTGACCGCTTCACGCTCAACCTCAACTACCGCTTCGCGCCCGGGCGCTCGCTCGAGTCGGCCGAGCAACGCGTCTGCGCGCTGGTCGACGACGAGCGCGCCAGCATCGCCTTCGTCGATCGCTGCCCCTCCGGGGCGATCCCGCTCGACAACCCAGTGCTCGCCGCCTTCCGCCGCGTTTGCGAGACGCCGGCGGCGCCCAAGCAGGCCTGGACCGACGTCGCCCGCCTGACGGCGGCCGGCATCGACGCGGTCAATTGGGGCTCCGGGGAGAACGCCCAGGCGCACCAGCCGAACGAGTCGACCTCGATCGCCCTGCTCGAGGCCGGCGAGGCGCTCTTTCGCCGCTTCCTGACCACGAGCGGCGACTGA
- the dbpA gene encoding ATP-dependent RNA helicase DbpA, whose product MDAAAEPCVPLLSAEFSSLALSPALLAVVKELGYEGPTPIQLSSIPILLAGRDLIGQSRTGSGKTLAFGLPILQTLRLEPRALQALVICPTRELCAQVARELRKLGRKHEGLQVLTLAGGEPLRPQVAALRLGIHIAVGTPGRLVDHLHRRTLEAPALRTVVLDEADRMLEMGFEEEMEQILRALPKTRQTALFSATFPPTIETVSRAHQHDAVRVSVDDPTDGLAELRELKVCAEPADKLHALYWVLGQQPHESALIFCNFKATVATLTEALRRSGAAAEGLHGDLDQFHRDQVLARFRNQSLRLLVATDVAGRGLDVEGLDLVINFELPMQAVTYVHRVGRTGRAGRPGLAISLSTRSDGERLRAIEALRGRRLEALPAPPSGAGALSVLAEAFAGPARMQTILLAGGRKDKLRPGDILGALTGAAGGLSAAEVGRIELHDRLTFVAVAREVGRAATKALNAGRIKKKRFRATLV is encoded by the coding sequence ATGGACGCCGCCGCCGAGCCGTGCGTTCCGCTGCTCTCCGCCGAGTTTTCGTCGCTCGCCCTCTCGCCGGCGCTCCTCGCCGTCGTCAAGGAGCTCGGCTACGAAGGGCCGACGCCAATACAGCTGAGCAGCATCCCGATCCTCCTGGCAGGCCGGGACCTCATCGGCCAGTCGAGGACCGGCAGCGGCAAGACCCTGGCCTTCGGCCTGCCCATTTTGCAGACCCTGCGGCTCGAGCCGCGCGCCTTGCAAGCGCTGGTCATCTGCCCAACGCGTGAGCTCTGCGCCCAGGTAGCGCGCGAGTTGCGCAAGCTCGGGCGCAAGCACGAGGGGCTCCAGGTGCTGACCTTGGCTGGCGGCGAGCCCCTGCGTCCCCAGGTCGCCGCGCTGAGGCTCGGCATTCACATCGCCGTGGGCACGCCGGGACGCCTGGTTGACCATCTGCATCGGCGCACGCTGGAGGCGCCTGCACTGCGTACGGTGGTGCTCGACGAGGCCGACCGCATGCTGGAGATGGGCTTCGAGGAAGAGATGGAGCAGATCCTCCGCGCCCTCCCGAAGACCAGGCAGACGGCGCTCTTCTCGGCGACCTTCCCGCCGACGATCGAGACGGTGAGCCGAGCGCATCAGCACGACGCGGTCCGCGTGAGCGTCGACGATCCCACAGACGGTCTGGCGGAGCTGCGCGAGTTGAAGGTCTGCGCCGAGCCTGCGGACAAGTTGCATGCGTTGTATTGGGTGCTTGGTCAGCAGCCCCACGAATCGGCGCTGATCTTCTGCAACTTCAAGGCGACCGTTGCGACGTTGACGGAGGCGCTGCGCCGCTCCGGCGCCGCCGCGGAGGGTCTTCACGGCGACCTCGACCAATTCCATCGCGACCAGGTGCTGGCTCGCTTTCGCAACCAGAGCCTGCGCCTGCTGGTGGCCACTGACGTCGCGGGCCGCGGGCTCGATGTCGAGGGTCTCGACCTGGTGATCAACTTCGAGCTGCCGATGCAGGCGGTGACCTACGTCCACCGCGTCGGTCGGACGGGGCGCGCCGGCCGCCCGGGGCTGGCGATCTCCTTGTCGACCCGGAGCGATGGTGAACGGCTGAGGGCCATCGAAGCGCTGAGGGGAAGAAGGCTCGAGGCGCTTCCCGCCCCGCCGTCCGGCGCAGGGGCCCTGTCCGTGCTCGCTGAGGCCTTCGCGGGCCCGGCCCGGATGCAGACCATTCTGCTTGCGGGGGGACGCAAGGATAAGCTCCGCCCAGGCGATATCCTCGGCGCGCTGACGGGCGCAGCCGGGGGGCTCTCGGCGGCCGAGGTCGGCAGGATCGAGCTGCACGATCGACTGACCTTCGTGGCGGTCGCGCGGGAGGTCGGTCGCGCGGCGACCAAGGCCTTGAACGCGGGTCGGATTAAGAAGAAGCGCTTTCGCGCGACCCTCGTATAG